Proteins from a single region of Persephonella hydrogeniphila:
- a CDS encoding GNAT family N-acetyltransferase yields MKVEEKIRLEDFSEKYIPDVIDIIMDAYQEHPEYGEASRKHAKRYIKWLKKHSTFFKVLTVDDKPVGFVVGDGNWIDMDGKTVGEIHELSLKKDYWGKGLGDYLLKEVLNHFKKTGLKTAALWVGEKNKRAIDFYRKHGFKETGKSIYGWLRMERKL; encoded by the coding sequence ATGAAGGTTGAAGAAAAAATAAGACTTGAAGACTTTTCAGAAAAATATATACCGGATGTGATAGATATTATCATGGATGCCTATCAGGAACATCCAGAGTATGGAGAAGCAAGTAGAAAACATGCCAAAAGGTACATTAAATGGTTAAAAAAACACTCAACATTTTTTAAAGTTCTAACAGTTGATGATAAACCTGTAGGTTTCGTAGTCGGAGACGGAAACTGGATAGATATGGACGGGAAAACCGTCGGTGAAATACACGAACTCTCTCTAAAGAAAGATTACTGGGGAAAAGGTCTAGGAGATTATCTTCTAAAGGAAGTTTTGAATCACTTTAAAAAAACAGGATTGAAAACAGCTGCCCTATGGGTAGGAGAAAAAAATAAAAGAGCTATAGATTTTTACAGAAAACACGGCTTTAAAGAAACAGGAAAATCTATCTACGGCTGGCTGAGAATGGAAAGAAAGTTGTAA
- a CDS encoding M20 family metallopeptidase, with product MERAKIRDITLRLKEELFRLISIPSHRDCDQVNRYIKERLSFIDFKDQPVGKRHLYNIYSVSPDKPVLINTHVDTVPPITMKSPFSPVEKNGKIYGRGANDTKGLIAALILAIEDFSKNNPDIDIPVSIAFTVDEEQNSALGSERLVEVLNGVQSILVLEPTYGKICTRQMGSYEFYIKVKLPSVHASEFEKFKNPSKEAFYFIQQLEKELKRPVNIIKFSSGWEHYAVPEKAEVLCEFKVFENELISDLEVKLTGIADRYGNEIEIEVEDFEEFLSFKKGNLFDTLSEAYRNTTGTEPKEGIMPSWTDASNFHRAGFECVVFGFGNLADCHTDRESISLEELYMMYKLLYNFLSILSQP from the coding sequence ATGGAAAGAGCAAAGATACGGGATATAACCTTAAGACTGAAAGAAGAACTGTTTAGACTTATATCCATACCTTCCCACAGGGATTGTGACCAGGTAAACCGGTACATAAAAGAGAGGCTTTCTTTTATTGATTTCAAAGACCAACCTGTCGGGAAAAGGCATCTCTACAACATTTACAGTGTATCTCCGGACAAGCCTGTTCTTATTAACACCCATGTGGATACTGTACCTCCAATAACGATGAAATCCCCATTTTCTCCTGTAGAAAAAAATGGAAAGATATACGGTAGAGGCGCAAATGATACAAAAGGTCTTATTGCTGCTCTCATATTAGCTATAGAAGATTTTAGTAAAAATAACCCTGACATTGATATACCTGTTTCTATAGCTTTTACTGTAGATGAAGAACAGAATTCAGCTCTTGGTTCTGAAAGACTTGTAGAAGTTCTTAATGGAGTACAGTCTATTCTTGTTTTAGAGCCAACTTACGGAAAAATATGTACCAGACAGATGGGATCCTACGAGTTCTACATAAAAGTCAAACTTCCTTCAGTCCATGCATCTGAGTTTGAAAAATTCAAAAATCCATCGAAAGAAGCATTTTATTTCATCCAACAGTTAGAAAAAGAGTTAAAAAGACCGGTAAATATAATAAAGTTTAGCAGTGGCTGGGAACACTACGCTGTTCCTGAAAAAGCAGAAGTTCTGTGTGAGTTTAAAGTTTTTGAAAATGAGCTGATATCTGATTTAGAGGTAAAGCTTACAGGTATAGCAGATAGATACGGAAATGAGATAGAAATTGAGGTTGAAGATTTTGAGGAGTTCTTGAGTTTTAAAAAGGGAAACCTGTTTGATACTCTATCAGAAGCTTACAGAAATACTACTGGTACTGAACCTAAAGAGGGAATTATGCCTTCATGGACTGATGCTTCTAATTTTCACAGGGCTGGATTTGAGTGTGTTGTTTTTGGTTTTGGTAATCTTGCTGACTGTCATACAGATAGGGAAAGTATATCTTTAGAGGAGCTTTATATGATGTATAAACTCCTTTACAACTTTCTTTCCATTCTCAGCCAGCCGTAG